From a single Aspergillus puulaauensis MK2 DNA, chromosome 2, nearly complete sequence genomic region:
- a CDS encoding protein phosphatase regulator REG1 (COG:S;~EggNog:ENOG410PJF1;~InterPro:IPR013860;~PFAM:PF08550) — MTAVLPSPADSYSCFSPDPERRPVTQRYFLENPDDAMTKPLPHPYPSHYPSPIASSTASSFSSPNLAPTALQNLPPTPTGSIFSNEPGDQDDQPLSPSYDSAFFPEEQTSPADTSVNQSADLPRSRRPVPIADDSSVEEEPSRHVDYLSHEWREEDIWASWRYVVGRRKVYENSVRLENASWRTWSKLKHNLGTISPATLNWLKDCDVTWLYGPLKTSDVRAKPLNVSPPPSCSESPGLCPDRKSILKKRTASETILQRSLSQHTLLQHAGAILKAQEAEHSRNRPGLEVHLSVLEPLIDKPYDRGLETPRARSATNIPSPGAGSPGEKRHIHFNKEVLQCIAVEAKDEEEEEWLEFGGESSWDDSFIVKPTSPSGGSTPRGSSNSENKTIAPLPSTTLKYRGDTPEPQTSSIIGRWSWAKYLPGRQLYSSSLGETLRRARQFPNIYGGDRIASDNNWDSTQNMDDDDANSWFVDSEEDDEAAQNFYLASLGFLPQEYGQPSNADILFDRMTDTVNTAKDIAHVIWNVGWRG, encoded by the exons ATGACCGCTGTGCTACCGTCTCCGGCGGACAGCTATTCGTGCTTCtcgccagatccagagcgGCGTCCAGTCACGCAGAGATACTTCTTAGAAAACCCAGACGATGCTATGACAAAACCTCTTCCACACCCTTATCCGTCCCATTATCCAAGTCCAATTGCATCGTCTACAGCCTCGTCGTTTTCCTCACCAAATCTCGCACCGACTGCCTTGCAAAACCTACCGCCCACCCCGACAGGCTCTATATTCTCCAACGAACCTGGTGACCAAGACGACCAGCCGTTGTCACCATCGTACGATAGCGCATTCTTCCCCGAGGAGCAAACCTCCCCTGCCGACACTTCCGTTAATCAGTCGGCGGACTTGCCTCGCTCACGCCGACCAGTACCGATCGCCGACGACAGCTCAGTGGAGGAGGAACCGTCGAGACATGTTGATTATCTATCTCATGAGTGGAGAGAGGAGGATATCTGGGCATCATGGCGTTACGTGGTTGGTCGCAGGAAAGTATACGAGAACAGCGTCAGGCTGGAGAACGCCTCGTGGAGAACATGGTCCAAACTGAAACACAATCTGGGTACTATTTCCCCAGCCACTCTGAATTG GCTTAAAGATTGTGACGTGACCTGGCTATATGGCCCGCTTAAGACTTCTGATGTACGGGCGAAGCCGCTGAATGTTTCACCTCCGCCCAGCTGTTCCGAATCGCCAGGCCTTTGTCCTGATCGAAAATCCattctaaaaaaaagaactgcGTCTGAGACTATTTTACAGCGCTCACTATCACAGCACACTCTCCTGCAACATGCGGGCGCGATTTTGAAAGcgcaagaagctgaacatTCACGCAATCGCCCAGGACTCGAAGTCCACTTATCAGTCCTCGAGCCTTTGATTGATAAGCCATATGACCGAGGTCTCGAGACCCCACGGGCTCGTTCCGCAACTAATATTCCATCTCCTGGCGCTGGCTCGCCGGGTGAAAAGCGCCACATCCATTTTAACAAAGAGGTTTTGCAATGCATTGCCGTGGAAGcaaaagatgaagaagaggaggaatggcTAGAGTTTGGAGGCGAGTCTTCTTGGGATGATTCGTTCATTGTAAAGCCAACCTCTCCTAGTGGGGGATCCACGCCACGAGGGAGCTCTAACAGTGAGAATAAAACGATCGCTCCGCTTCCTTCGACTACACTTAAATATCGTGGGGATACTCCCGAACCTCAAACCTCCTCGATCATCGGTCGTTGGTCTTGGGCGAAATATCTCCCCGGGCGTCAGTTATATTCTTCGTCTCTTGGGGAAACGCTGCGACGAGCCCGACAATTCCCTAATATTTATGGTGGGGATCGTATTGCGTCTGATAATAATTGGGACTCTACTCAAAAtatggatgatgatgatgccaaTTCTTGGTTTGTGGATtcagaagaggatgacgaagcCGCTCAAAACTTCTACCTGGCATCTTTGGGGTTTTTACCTCAGGAATATGGACAGCCATCTAATGCCGATATTCTTTTTGACAGAATGACAGACACTGTCAACACAGCGAAAGACATTGCACATGTGATCTGGAATGTTGGTTGGCGGGGTTAA
- a CDS encoding uncharacterized protein (COG:S;~EggNog:ENOG410Q2JG;~InterPro:IPR003378;~TransMembrane:1 (i12-31o);~go_component: GO:0016020 - membrane [Evidence IEA];~go_function: GO:0016757 - transferase activity, transferring glycosyl groups [Evidence IEA]), protein MPSLQLQRRCLRYLPSLFLTAVGILTVHLIIRARWAHHETPETTGSRMGKDILVPNDYNSTACNYVSEMDKVLVILKTGATEALDKVPVHFETTLRCVQNYVVFSDYEEDILGVHTWDVLRSVSGKMKQTNPDFEIYNRLRTSGREGLIANDWMDDENGPLGKPRNPGWKLDKWKFVPMIDEALIVKPDAHWYIFLEADTYIVWRNMIRWLSLFNQGMSHYLGTPMRMGNDVFAYGGAGIVLSRPAMQLVSQYRAENFTPVEQMTAKDWAGDHVLGRILYDIGIRLVWSWPLLVPSSVREFEPFTSNYGRRPWCHPAVSFHHMSSQDIKDIWLFEQQWFRFRKDSALLHKDIFTWQIYDVVSSKKYDWDNLSDEQPQTNSNSPTTVEGCAQICSLTTDCLQFSFSDRGCFISSKVIRGVHRPGIDSGWMAMRIKALMRNAGKCPKTPYITE, encoded by the exons ATGCCTTCTCTACAACTCCAGCGTCGCTGTCTACGATACCTCCCTTCGCTGTTTCTCACGGCGGTTGGTATTTTAACTGTCCACCTCATCATTCGAGCGCGTTGGGCTCACCACGAAACGCCGGAAACCACAGGCTCGCGGATGGGAAAAGACATACTTGTTCCCAATGATTACAATTCCACCGCTTGCAATTATGTCTCCGAAATGGACAAAGTTTTGGTTATCCTGAAAACAGGCGCTACAGAAGCCCTCGATAAGGTTCCTGTGCATTTCGAAACGACCCTTCGATGCGTGCAAAACTATGTCGTTTTTTCAGATTATGAAGAAGATATTCTTGGAGTGCATACGTGGGATGTTCTCCGCAGTGTCAGCGGAAAAATGAAGCAAACGAACCCAGATTTTGAGATTTATAATCGGTTACGTACCTCTGGTCGTGAGGGTCTTATTGCCAATGACTGGATGGACGATGAAAATGGCCCTCTTGGAAAACCTCGCAATCCAGGATGGAAACTCGATAAATGGAAATTTGTACCAATGATCGACGAGGCACTCATCGTGAAGCCGGACGCTCACTGGTATATCTTCCTTGAGGCGGATACTTACATAGTATGGCGAAATATGATCCGTTGGCTGTCACTATTTAACCAAGGAATGTCCCACTATCTCGGTACGCCGATGCGGATGGGGAACGACGTGTTCGCCTATGGTGGAGCGGGTATAGTACTTTCCAGGCCTGCCATGCAGCTGGTCTCTCAGTATCGTGCTGAGAATTTCACACCTGTTGAACAGATGACTGCGAAAGACTGGGCTGGAGACCACGTCCTTGGTAGGATCCTCTACGACATAGGAATACGGCTTGTCTGGTCATGGCCTCTATTAGTTCCGTCCAGTGTACGGGAATTCGAGCCTTTCACCAGTAATTATGGGCGCCGACCTTGGTGCCATCCGGCTGTTTCGTTCCATCATATGTCTTCTCAggatattaaagatatatgGTTGTTCGAACAGCAATGGTTTCGATTT AGGAAAGACTCTGCCCTATTACACAAGGATATATTTACATGGCAAATTTACGATGTGGTCAGCTCTAAAAAGTACGACTGGGACAATCTTTCTGATGAACAGCCACAGACCAACAGTAACTCTCCCACGACTGTGGAAGGATGTGCACAGATATGTTCCCTTACTACAGACTGTCTCCAGTTTTCCTTCTCCGATAGAGGGTGCTTTATTTCTAGTAAAGTCATTAGAGGTGTCCATCGACCAGGGATTGATTCTGGTTGGATGGCGATGCGAATCAAAGCGCTCATGCGGAATGCAGGGAAATGCCCGAAAACACCATATATAACGGAATAG
- a CDS encoding putative C6 transcription factor (COG:K;~EggNog:ENOG410PMIY;~InterPro:IPR036864,IPR007219,IPR001138;~PFAM:PF00172,PF04082;~TransMembrane:2 (o369-386i507-525o);~go_function: GO:0000981 - DNA-binding transcription factor activity, RNA polymerase II-specific [Evidence IEA];~go_function: GO:0003677 - DNA binding [Evidence IEA];~go_function: GO:0008270 - zinc ion binding [Evidence IEA];~go_process: GO:0006351 - transcription, DNA-templated [Evidence IEA];~go_process: GO:0006355 - regulation of transcription, DNA-templated [Evidence IEA]), giving the protein MDEGADPKAPRRKRVSRACDRCRSKKDKCDGLRPSCSACLASGQTCSYDPHAKKRGLPEGYVRGLEKLWALAICNIDGFEDTMLSLLGTTADTVGRRDRLISLWTDDGASETLHESWKTSRLYNALEKMLSSTPDPSSPHISAKRPRDEHRPSSHDPGSGWGFRIDRSSSPLSQGAPRVVEPITSPGTKRARLSMPADKQPSPTTAGIRSLQLPPHTSQLLDIYFAATHSWFPIVAKHNILRASYVYANAPSISVARLSSESGDHAALWALLSYTISLSRPVPENGTLGVLSKTKEYYAVARSLIPSETGLYELGHVQALLLLTLVNIGLEDWAAAWMLSGQAVRMIVSMDIGALPDTRRSNELNQGKVVFLGCFVIDSLLSFRLSRRPSMHSRDLVVIGLLEEDGLEEWNSWADVLPPARNSHGRNPPRRGPLLSLSCFNRLVELASVLNKIARDSITGPNAHLFAQQLVSELKHWDDLLPLGCRLIGPESIYPERHSALLPHQTYLALTYVATLLTLYLQIAPQELGMHRSQRPATEAAKKLLYRTLPMMSQHLDNFNVCSLPPIFEISIRVIAEQAFTLRNKIESDLFPFTRWAEALVQRTSQLSTTWPVYRTLTSNIEQWYRSRNVSQSPSQTFSHNVDNTPARETNKHSNYSPFQNSLLSTTATENRDPNRETPLLPQTRQNTINVAESDYTSSILGITIPVDGQYMTPKDTTLENYEPSFYSHSQPGHDRVHSSVMDIADPASELDAMLHGPSQAHPPTPDSSVSNPMISGASAAANEHSMGSAMSNGHTISSTSDNKVQASSNASLDAIFKDLAYLDTTEWTTSREAGLKDFGFIDDTTFQEFCHDPDRLAGSQPLVHPPSIADIWPPPGFFPETFRDGAEERMEC; this is encoded by the exons ATGGACGAGGGTGCCGATCCAAAAGCGCCTCGGCGCAAGAGGGTTTCGAGGGCCTGCGATAGATGTCGAAGTAAAAAG GACAAATGCGACGGTCTTCGTCCTTCCTGCTCCGCCTGTCTGGCGTCCGGTCAGACTTGCTCTTATGATCCTCATGCAAAAAAGCGCGGCTTGCCAGAGGGATACGTTCGCGGCCTGGAGAAGCTCTGGgccctcgccatctgcaACATTGATGGCTTTGAGGACACTATGCTCTCCCTCCTCGGTACGACAGCTGACACAGTTGGCCGGAGGGACCGGTTGATTTCTCTCTGGACAGATGACGGTGCCTCGGAAACGTTACATGAGTCCTGGAAAACCAGTCGGCTCTATAATGCACTCGAGAAGATGCTATCGTCCACACCCGATCCCTCCAGTCCGCACATCTCAGCGAAGCGCCCCCGAGACGAACATAGGCCTTCCTCACACGATCCAGGAAGTGGATGGGGCTTCCGTATAGACCGCAGTTCGAGTCCTTTATCGCAGGGCGCTCCGCGCGTTGTGGAACCTATTACCTCGCCTGGAACTAAGCGAGCGCGACTATCTATGCCGGCTGACAAGCAGCCATCGCCCACAACAGCCGGTATACGTTCTCTTCAACTACCGCCTCACACTTCCCAGTTGCTAGACATTTACTTCGCTGCCACACACTCCTGGTTCCCCATCGTTGCTAAACACAACATCCTCCGAGCATCTTATGTTTATGCAAACGCGCCTTCAATATCCGTTGCCAGGCTTTCTTCGGAATCCGGCGACCATGCCGCATTATGGGCGCTCCTCAGCTACACGATATCCTTATCGCGGCCAGTACCCGAGAACGGGACATTGGGGGTTCTATCAAAAACAAAGGAATATTATGCGGTGGCCAGGAGTTTAATTCCTTCGGAGACAGGGCTCTACGAACTCGGACATGTCCAAGCTCTTCTGCTCTTGACTTTAGTCAACATCGGTCTCGAGGACTGGGCCGCTGCCTGGATGCTCAGTGGTCAAGCGGTCCGCATGATTGTCTCTATGGATATAGGCGCGCTCCCAGACACTCGAAGATCCAACGAGTTAAACCAAGGGAAAGTCGTGTTTCTAGGGTGTTTCGTTATCGACTCACTTTTGTCATTCCGATTATCCCGACGACCTAGCATGCATTCTCGAGACTTGGTTGTTATTGGTTTGCTCGAAGAGGATGGCCTGGAAGAATGGAATTCGTGGGCCGATGTGTTACCACCCGCTCGCAACTCTCATGGGAGGAATCCACCTCGCCGAGGCCCTTTACTTTCTTTGAGTTGTTTTAACCGTTTGGTTGAGCTGGCCAGCGTGTTGAACAAAATTGCTCGAGACTCTATAACAGGACCGAACGCCCACTTATTCGCGCAGCAATTGGTCTCAGAGTTGAAACATTGGGATGACCTTTTGCCGCTCGGATGTCGACTAATTGGCCCTGAGAGCATCTATCCAGAACGGCACTCCGCATTACTACCACATCAGACTTATTTGGCATTAACATACGTCGCTACCCTTCTGACACTTTATCTTCAAATAGCTCCCCAGGAATTGGGCATGCATCGTTCCCAGAGGCCAGCCACAGAAGCCGCAAAGAAACTTCTCTATCGTACCCTTCCAATGATGTCACAACATCTAGATAACTTCAATGTTTGCAGCTTGCCGCCCATCTTTGAAATATCTATACGTGTCATTGCTGAACAGGCATTCACCCTTCGCAACAAAATTGAAAGCGACCTATTTCCATTCACACGCTGGGCCGAGGCCCTCGTTCAACGGACATCCCAGCTTAGTACAACGTGGCCGGTCTATCGCACCTTGACGAGCAATATTGAACAATGGTATCGCTCTAGGAATGTCTCtcaatctccatctcaaaccTTCTCGCATAATGTGGACAATACGCCAGCAAGAGAGACGAACAAACATTCAAACTACAGTCCTTTCCAAAACAGCTTGCTATCTACGACGGCGACAGAGAATCGAGATCCCAACCGCGAAACTCCGCTACTTCCACAGACTAGACAAAATACCATTAATGTCGCGGAATCTGACTATACATCCTCTATCCTCGGCATCACCATCCCGGTCGATGGGCAATATATGACCCCAAAAGACACGACACTGGAAAATTACGAGCCGTCCTTTtattcccattcccagcctGGTCATGATAGAGTCCATTCCTCCGTGATGGACATTGCAGACCCAGCAAGCGAGCTAGACGCAATGCTTCATGGACCATCTCAAGCACATCCTCCAACACCAGATTCCTCCGTATCCAATCCCATGATCTCGGGGGCTTCCGCCGCCGCGAACGAGCACTCTATGGGGTCAGCTATGAGCAATGGCCATACCATCAGCTCCACCTCAGACAATAAAGTACAAGCTAGCAGTAATGCCAGTCTCGATGCCATCTTCAAAGACCTCGCTTATCTTGACACAACCGAATGGACCACCAGCCGTGAAGCAGGACTAAAGGATTTCGGTTTCATAGACGATACCACATTTCAAGAATTCTGTCACGATCCGGATCGTCTTGCTGGCTCGCAGCCGTTGGTGCATCCGCCTTCAATAGCGGACATTTGGCCACCTCCTGGGTTCTTCCCTGAGACATTTCGAGATGGGGCCGAGGAGAGAATGGAGTGTTAG